One Thioclava electrotropha DNA segment encodes these proteins:
- a CDS encoding MucR family transcriptional regulator — protein MTQQSPACAGEPATSRTPAVPISESVFPDRLICLETGRPIKMLKRHLKNLLGMTFEEYRAKWDLPPDYPTSAPDYQLAKQRWRTRDKLH, from the coding sequence ATGACGCAACAATCCCCGGCTTGCGCCGGCGAGCCAGCGACTTCCCGCACCCCGGCAGTGCCGATTTCGGAGAGTGTCTTTCCTGATCGGCTGATCTGCCTGGAGACGGGCCGCCCGATCAAGATGTTGAAGCGTCATCTTAAAAACCTGCTCGGAATGACCTTCGAGGAATATCGCGCCAAATGGGATTTGCCGCCGGACTATCCTACGAGTGCCCCGGACTATCAGCTCGCCAAGCAGCGTTGGCGCACGCGCGACAAACTGCATTGA
- a CDS encoding MucR family transcriptional regulator, with amino-acid sequence MSKDRPTDAANIIATVAAAYAARADVTADQVVDLVAKLSAQFGEELNEASASHAVDTVAASASPSRPQPALPIEDAVTEDKVFCLCCGRGFKMLKRHLGSEHGLSEDEYRTLFNLPADMPLVAPSYSARKAAYAKKVGLGKHSRDDLEASLHDA; translated from the coding sequence ATGTCGAAGGATCGGCCCACGGATGCAGCTAACATTATCGCGACAGTGGCTGCCGCCTATGCCGCCCGCGCGGATGTAACGGCGGATCAAGTGGTCGACCTCGTGGCGAAGCTCTCCGCGCAGTTTGGCGAGGAGCTGAACGAGGCAAGCGCCTCTCACGCAGTGGATACTGTCGCGGCCAGCGCCAGTCCCTCGCGGCCGCAACCCGCACTTCCCATTGAAGACGCGGTGACCGAGGATAAGGTCTTCTGCCTGTGCTGCGGGCGCGGCTTCAAGATGCTCAAGCGCCATCTCGGCTCGGAACATGGGCTGAGCGAAGACGAATATCGGACCCTGTTCAATCTGCCCGCCGATATGCCGCTTGTCGCCCCCAGCTATTCGGCGCGCAAAGCGGCCTATGCCAAGAAAGTCGGCCTGGGCAAGCACAGCCGCGACGACCTCGAAGCCTCGCTTCACGACGCCTGA
- a CDS encoding sigma-70 family RNA polymerase sigma factor: MFALSFRAALDAPFLNVEEERQAISRWQEYGDRDSLEILLRSHVRQAYAQARRWATNPVELEDLVAEGIIGLMRAAERFDLTQDVRFSTYSHWWVMTCVLNALARIKTVIDVPARVYLDARMGRLDNPEASQLLTGLVALDARSFDDSDAEMMEMMRSPDLTPEEQTVAASAARAAHEVLEDALDDLDAPDREMVLRRKLQTPPESLDDLARDLGMSRERARQVEKRALIRLKRCLEKRGFSPAMLN, translated from the coding sequence ATGTTTGCATTGAGCTTCCGTGCTGCACTTGATGCGCCATTTCTGAATGTTGAAGAAGAACGGCAGGCCATCTCGCGCTGGCAGGAATATGGAGATCGGGACTCGCTCGAAATTCTCCTGCGCTCGCATGTCCGTCAGGCCTATGCGCAGGCGCGTCGCTGGGCGACCAATCCGGTCGAGCTCGAAGACCTCGTGGCGGAAGGGATCATCGGTCTGATGCGTGCCGCCGAACGGTTCGATCTGACGCAGGACGTGCGCTTCTCCACCTATTCGCACTGGTGGGTGATGACCTGCGTCCTCAATGCGCTCGCCCGGATCAAGACGGTGATCGATGTGCCGGCGCGGGTCTATCTCGATGCGCGGATGGGGCGGCTGGACAATCCCGAGGCGAGCCAGCTTCTGACCGGTCTGGTGGCGCTGGATGCCAGGTCGTTCGATGACAGTGACGCCGAGATGATGGAGATGATGCGCAGCCCGGACCTTACGCCCGAAGAGCAGACGGTGGCCGCATCCGCCGCACGCGCAGCGCATGAGGTTTTGGAAGATGCGTTGGACGATCTGGATGCGCCGGATCGCGAGATGGTCTTGCGCCGCAAATTGCAGACGCCGCCGGAGTCTCTCGACGATCTGGCCCGCGATCTCGGGATGAGCCGCGAGCGCGCCCGGCAGGTCGAAAAGCGCGCGCTCATCCGGTTGAAGCGATGCCTTGAAAAACGCGGGTTCAGCCCTGCGATGCTGAACTGA
- a CDS encoding winged helix-turn-helix transcriptional regulator — protein MFGSDAMRRQNVIIVAEEGAKQGQLSDFFRACCGWEPLPFATAIEAEQYILLHGTPCILLISLADAEGAADLIRTARVSTKESLIFFVDSTPDGELAAEMILAGADDVIRQPYSQRELAARLWLRAGNSLPISFPSEEKRVARLKIDEENRLTGPDAVEAVQLTPTEGEIMIELIRSGGRIVTRDALSRRIDNCMWVYGDRKFDVHITKIRKKLRDAFGERYVVETVRSAGYSFYEIPVGKSRSLTTSD, from the coding sequence TTGTTTGGCTCAGACGCCATGCGAAGACAGAACGTCATCATCGTAGCGGAAGAAGGCGCGAAGCAAGGACAGTTGTCCGACTTCTTTCGCGCATGCTGCGGCTGGGAGCCTTTGCCTTTCGCAACTGCGATTGAGGCCGAGCAATATATTCTGCTGCATGGAACCCCATGTATCTTGCTGATCAGCCTTGCCGACGCAGAGGGTGCCGCGGATCTGATCCGAACTGCGCGCGTCAGTACGAAGGAGAGCCTGATCTTCTTCGTCGACTCCACTCCGGACGGAGAGCTTGCTGCCGAGATGATTCTGGCCGGCGCCGATGATGTGATCCGACAGCCTTATTCTCAGAGGGAATTGGCCGCGCGTCTCTGGCTTCGGGCGGGCAACAGTCTGCCCATCAGCTTCCCGAGCGAAGAAAAGCGAGTCGCTCGCCTCAAGATCGACGAGGAAAACCGCCTGACCGGCCCTGATGCCGTCGAGGCGGTGCAGCTTACCCCCACGGAGGGGGAGATCATGATCGAGCTGATCCGGAGCGGCGGACGAATCGTCACGCGGGACGCGCTGTCGCGACGAATCGACAACTGCATGTGGGTCTATGGTGATCGCAAATTCGACGTTCACATCACCAAGATTCGCAAGAAGCTGCGTGACGCGTTCGGCGAGAGATATGTCGTGGAAACAGTGCGTTCGGCTGGATACTCGTTCTACGAGATTCCCGTCGGGAAGTCGCGCAGCCTTACAACTTCAGATTGA
- a CDS encoding flagellar motor protein MotB: MARSNQAPIIVKRSDDDHESEHHGGAWKVAYADFMTAMMAFFLLMWILSVSDENQLTGIADYFAPAKISMQAPGGTGPLAGETIGPKGVLNASRANDAIPANPGVGQATDPSTEMANASGKSKDTTPDATTDKLATAAEATTEAGDATDAKTAAATPHAVDDARFETLQTRITQAIQHVPDLRPLQQNVLFRRTPDGLNIEVVDQAGKAMFASGSAKIDGPTLKLMDQLGRALSDLPNDVLIAGHTDSVPYQKAGGTYGNWELSSDRANATRRALVTAGVAPERITRVSGLSDTDPLKPAEPRDPSNRRITVTLAYLHPKTDAPAPTDTATPRLEAKAEPTAPQPAPAVEHAAPEAAAPAAPSTSEQPQKYSSVALDDLRSALQ; encoded by the coding sequence ATGGCACGGTCGAACCAAGCGCCGATCATTGTGAAGCGGAGCGATGACGATCACGAATCCGAGCATCACGGCGGAGCGTGGAAAGTCGCCTACGCGGACTTCATGACCGCAATGATGGCCTTCTTCCTGCTGATGTGGATCCTGTCCGTGTCGGATGAAAACCAACTGACCGGGATCGCCGATTACTTCGCGCCGGCGAAAATCTCGATGCAGGCGCCCGGTGGCACCGGTCCGCTCGCTGGCGAGACGATCGGGCCGAAAGGCGTCCTGAACGCCTCGCGTGCCAATGATGCCATCCCCGCCAATCCCGGCGTCGGACAAGCGACCGATCCCTCGACCGAGATGGCCAACGCCTCCGGCAAATCCAAAGACACCACGCCCGACGCGACGACGGACAAGCTCGCGACCGCGGCAGAGGCGACGACTGAGGCCGGAGATGCGACCGACGCGAAGACCGCTGCGGCCACGCCGCATGCCGTCGACGACGCCCGCTTCGAGACTCTTCAGACCCGGATCACGCAAGCGATCCAGCACGTCCCGGACCTTCGTCCGCTGCAGCAGAACGTGTTGTTCCGGCGCACGCCGGACGGGCTGAATATCGAGGTCGTGGATCAGGCTGGCAAAGCCATGTTCGCCTCGGGCAGCGCGAAGATCGACGGGCCGACGTTGAAGCTGATGGATCAGCTTGGCCGCGCCCTCTCCGATCTGCCCAATGACGTGCTGATCGCGGGCCACACCGACTCGGTCCCCTATCAGAAAGCGGGCGGCACCTACGGGAACTGGGAGCTGTCCTCGGACCGCGCTAATGCGACGCGCCGGGCGCTCGTGACCGCCGGGGTCGCCCCGGAGCGTATCACCCGCGTCTCGGGCCTCTCGGACACCGATCCGCTGAAACCGGCAGAGCCCCGCGATCCCTCCAACCGCCGGATCACGGTGACCCTCGCCTATCTTCATCCGAAAACCGATGCGCCCGCGCCGACCGATACAGCGACGCCGCGGCTCGAGGCGAAGGCGGAACCCACCGCTCCGCAACCGGCCCCGGCAGTCGAACACGCGGCCCCCGAAGCTGCAGCGCCCGCCGCGCCGAGCACGTCGGAACAGCCGCAGAAATACAGCTCCGTCGCGCTCGACGATCTGCGCAGTGCCCTGCAATAA